From Brienomyrus brachyistius isolate T26 unplaced genomic scaffold, BBRACH_0.4 scaffold58, whole genome shotgun sequence, a single genomic window includes:
- the rangrf gene encoding ran guanine nucleotide release factor: MNGMGARMLFGGALSATMPQSARDISELREIPDNQEVFAHSSTDQSFIVELLEYQGHVADSDAARYHFEDVAGSNEAAAHGASEVRAVELIPKDLLAMTECSSAWLLTGTQQVSKFNEEARNTVNIHLGLFRLPQFATDILVTFNDPIIISTLSSSAGVAAPGAVAPWTMQDFQQLLRSLKILDAGVFG; the protein is encoded by the exons ATGAACGGGATGGGGGCGCGCATGCTTTTCGGGGGCGCGCTGTCCGCCACCATGCCGCAGAGTGCCCGCGACATCAG TGAGCTGAGGGAGATCCCAGACAACCAGGAGGTGTTTGCACACAGCAGCACGGACCAGAGTTTCATCGTAGAGCTGCTGGAGTATCAGGGCCACGTAGCGGATAGCGATGCGGCCAG GTATCACTTTGAGGATGTGGCGGGCAGTAATGAAGCGGCGGCCCATGGTGCCTCTGAAGTGAGGGCCGTGGAGCTCATCCCCAAAGATCTTCTGGCGATGACGGAGTGCAGCTCTGCCTGGCTGCTGACGGGGactcagcaggtctccaagtTCAATGAGGAG GCCCGAAACACAGTGAACATCCACCTGGGCCTCTTCAGGCTCCCACAGTTCGCCACCGACATCTTGGTGACCTTCAATGACCCCATTATCATCAG taccTTAAGCAGCAGCGCAGGAGTGGCGGCCCCTGGAGCAGTGGCCCCCTGGACCATGCAGGACTTTCAGCAGCTGCTCCGGTCCTTGAAGATCCTGGATGCGGGGGTGTTTGGGTAA
- the slc25a35 gene encoding solute carrier family 25 member 35: MDFILSGVAACGACVFTNPLEVVKTRMQLQGELKSRGSYQVYYRNVFHAFYTIGKVDGIAGLQKGLVPGLVYQFVMNGVRLGSYAMMEASGYIHTNGRVSTTKSTVAGAVAGVVGAVMGSPIYLVKTHLQSQSTSSIAVGHQYKHRGMIHALVAIRKEHGILGLWRGSSAAVPRVSVGSAAQLSTFSASKEFVSDLQVFARDSWLEALSAGMVSSVVVVLAMTPFDVVSTRLYNQPVDHIGKGLLYRGFVDCFSLTLKKEGLIGLYKGLGASYFRLGPHTILSLLFWDELRKLYYHHS, translated from the exons ATGGATTTCATCCTGAGCGGGGTCGCGGCTTGCGGAGCCTGCGTTTTCACCAACCCGCTGGAGGTGGTGAAGACGCGGATGCAGCTCCAAGGGGAGCTGAAAAGCCGGGGATCGTACCAGGTCTACTACCGCAACGTGTTTCACGCTTTCTACACCATCGGCAAGGTGGACGGGATTGCGGGACTCCAGAAAGGACTCGTCCCGGGACTCGTGTATCAGTTCGTCATGAACGGTGTAAGACTCGGCTCTTACGCGATGATGGAGGCGTCGGGCTACATCCATACGAACGGCAGGGTCAGCACGACCAAAAGCACCGTAGCCGGTGCTGTTGCTGGCGTGGTGGGTGCCGTGATGGGCAGCCCCATATATTTG GTAAAAACTCATCTTCAAAGTCAATCTACCTCTTCCATCGCAGTGGGACACCAGTACAAACATCGG GGGATGATCCACGCCCTGGTGGCCATTCGCAAGGAACACGGCATTCTGGGACTGTGGAGGGGCTCTAGCGCAGCAGTGCCCAGGGTGAGCGTGGGGTCAGCCGCTCAGCTTTCCACCTTCTCCGCCTCCAAGGAGTTTGTTTCTGATCTGCAG gTGTTTGCCAGGGACAGCTGGCTAGAGGCTCTGAGTGCAGGCATGGTCAGTAGTGTGGTGGTGGTCTTGGCCATGACCCCCTTCGACGTGGTCAGCACCCGTCTCTACAACCAGCCCGTGGACCATATCGGCAAG GGGCTGCTCTATAGAGGATTCGTTGACTGTTTCTCCTTGACACTGAAGAAAGAGGGTCTGATTGGCCTGTACAAGGGGCTAGGAGCCTCCTACTTTCGGCTGGGGCCGCACACAattctgtccctcctcttctgGGACGAGCTGAGGAAGCTGTACTACCATCACAGCTAG
- the LOC125724965 gene encoding sex hormone-binding globulin-like, with amino-acid sequence MVLKVALLGCVGVVWLLRLGVEGADAGDGRKGREPVSAERLIHLGGRCGSLCPLIHANINLTGIGSARSIFEFRTLDPEGLVFYGDTQGGADWFVLVLRGGVPEMQIKKADILSMVSGGPRLNDGEWHQLEVRSEGKIVVLEVDQQVALLVGLDSPLARVQGDMTGQIRLSLGRMLRQEKELFEPLVLAMDGCIRRGIWLNLSDPWVADLDPNAYSCFPDIQPGSYFSGEGLVVFNTSDSLSLPPPPFPSQSRDNIIVEVEGHMEDWTGSFLNIQTQSHKSLVTVTVRNQTKQLEIKVDTLTHVMPLVAGENSLSLNLSRHQIDVHYGTTNFIIKQTPPGDPQDWLAEWDKGLFLAFGGVMGGSLHSGSEYLHGCIGKIKVQDREVDLDRALYTHASVTSHSCPGPSD; translated from the exons ATGGTTCTTAAAGTGGCCCTGCTAGGCTGCGTGGGTGTCGTCTGGCTGCTGAggttgggggtggagggggcagATGCTGGAGATGGACGCAAAGGAAGG GAACCGGTGTCTGCAGAAAGACTGATTCATCTGGGAGGGAGATGCGGCTCCTTGTGTCCCCTCATACACGCCAACATCAACCTCACCGGCATTGGCAG TGCCAGGTCCATTTTTGAGTTCAGAACCCTGGACCCCGAGGGGCTGGTATTTTATGGGGACACACAAGGGGGCGCTGACTGGTTTGTGCTGGTGCTACGAGGGGGCGTGCCCGAAATGCAGATCAAGAAGGCGGACATCCTGAGCATGGTGTCCGGGGGCCCCAGGCTAAACGACGGAGAGTGGCATCAG CTGGAGGTTCGCAGTGAGGGGAAGATTGTGGTTCTGGAGGtggaccagcaggtggcgctgttggTAGGGCTTGACTCCCCACTGGCCAGGGTACAAGGCGACATGACGGGGCAGATACGCCTttccctgggcaggatgctgaGGCAAGAGAAAGAGCTTTTTGAACCG CTGGTGCTGGCGATGGACGGTTGCATTCGACGGGGTATCTGGCTGAACCTCAGTGACCCGTGGGTGGCGGACCTTGACCCAAACGCTTACTCCTGTTTTCCTGACATTCAACCAGGAAGCTACTTTTCGGGGGAAGGCTTGGTGGTGTTCAACACCTCTG ActccctctctcttcctccccccccattcccatcACAGAGCAGGGACAACATAATTGTAGAAGTGGAAGGACACATGGAGGATTGGACTGGGTCTTTCCTGAACATCCAAACCCAAAGCCATAAGTCCCTGGTCACCGTCACTGTCAGAAATCAGACAAAG CAACTGGAAATAAAAGTGGACACACTGACTCACGTTATGCCACTGGTCGCGGGTGAGAATTCTCTGTCCCTGAACCTCTCGAGGCACCAGATCGACGTCCACTACGGAACCACGAATTTCATAATAAAGCAAACACCCCCGGGCGACCCACAGGATTGGCTGGCAGAGTGGGACAAAGGATTGTTCCTGGCTTTCGGGGGGGTGATGG GTGGCTCCCTCCACAGCGGCTCTGAGTACTTACACGGCTGCATAGGCAAGATTAAAGTCCAGGACCGGGAAGTGGATCTGGACCGGGCCCTGTACACACACGCCTCCGTCACGTCCCACAGCTGTCCCGGCCCCTCAGACTGA
- the LOC125724913 gene encoding uncharacterized protein LOC125724913, protein MGMQKLGSWAAQREKPDGTGSYRPRPAGDYRPRPGDGYRLHLVRSYRPRPAGGYRPRPGDGYRLHLVRSYRPRPASGYRPSPGDSYRLRLVRSYRPRPAGGYRPRPGDGYRLHLVRSYRPRPASGYRPRPGDGYRLHLVRSYRPRPAGGYRPRPGDGYRLHLVGSYRPHPAGGYRPRPGDGYRLHLVRSYRPRPAGGYRPRPGDGYRLHLVRSYRPRPASGYRPRPASGYRPRPGDGYRLHLVRSYRPRPASGYRPRPASGYRPRPGDGYRLHLVRSYRPRPAGGYRPRPGDGYRLHLVRSYRPRPASGYRPRPGDGYRLHLVRSYRPRPAGGYRPRPGDGYRLHLVRSYRPRPASGYRPRPGDGYRLHLVRSYRPRPASGYRPSPGDSYRLRLVRSYRPRPAGGYRPRPGDGYRLHLVRSYRPRPAGGYRPRPGDGYRLHLVRSYRPRPASGYRPRPASGYRPRPGDGYRLHLVRSYRPRPASGYRPRPASGYRPRPGDGYRLHLVRSYRPRPAGSYRPRPGDGYRLHLVRSYRPRPASGYRPRPGDGYRLRLVRSYRPRPAGGYRPRPGDGYRLHLVRSYRPRPAGGYRPRPGDGYRLHLVRSYRPRPAGGYRPCPGDGYRLHLVRSYRPRPAGGYRPRPGDGYRLHLVRSYWPRPAGGYRPRPGDGYRLHLVGSYRPHPAGCYRPHPTGRYRPHPLSGYRSRPHLSTPLTRIPTFSLESGSG, encoded by the exons atGGGAATGCAGAAGCTGG GAAGCTGGGCAGCCCAGAGGGAGAAGCCTGACGGGACTGGCAGCTACAGGCCCCGCCCAGCCGGCGACTACAGGCCCCGCCCAGGTGACGGCTACAGACTCCACCTAGTTCGCAGCTACAGGCCCCGCCCAGCCGGCGGCTACAGGCCCCGCCCAGGTGACGGCTACAGACTCCACCTAGTTCGCAGCTACAGGCCCCGCCCAGCCAGCGGCTACAGGCCCAGCCCAGGTGACAGCTACAGACTCCGCCTAGTTCGCAGCTACAGGCCCCGCCCAGCCGGTGGCTACAGGCCCCGCCCAGGTGACGGCTACAGACTCCACCTAGTTCGCAGCTACAGGCCCCGCCCAGCCAGCGGCTACAGGCCCCGCCCAGGTGACGGCTATAGACTCCACCTAGTTCGCAGCTACAGGCCCCGCCCAGCCGGTGGCTACAGGCCCCGCCCAG GTGACGGCTACAGACTCCACCTAGTTGGCAGCTACCGGCCCCACCCAGCCGGCGGCTACAGGCCCCGCCCAGGTGACGGCTACAGACTCCACCTAGTTCGCAGCTACAGGCCCCGCCCAGCCGGCGGCTACAGGCCCCGCCCAGGTGACGGCTACAGACTCCACCTAGTTCGCAGCTACAGGCCCCGCCCAGCCAGCGGCTACAGGCCCCGCCCAGCCAGCGGCTACAGGCCCCGCCCAGGTGACGGCTACAGACTCCACCTAGTTCGCAGCTACAGGCCCCGCCCAGCCAGCGGCTACAGGCCCCGCCCAGCCAGCGGCTACAGGCCCCGCCCAGGTGACGGCTATAGACTCCACCTAGTTCGCAGCTACAGGCCCCGCCCAGCCGGCGGCTACAGGCCCCGCCCAGGTGACGGCTACAGACTCCACCTAGTTCGCAGCTACAGGCCCCGCCCAGCCAGCGGCTACAGGCCCCGCCCAGGTGACGGCTACAGACTCCACCTAGTTCGCAGCTACAGGCCCCGCCCAGCCGGCGGCTACAGGCCCCGCCCAGGTGACGGCTACAGACTCCACCTAGTTCGCAGCTACAGGCCCCGCCCAGCCAGCGGCTACAGGCCCCGCCCAGGTGACGGCTACAGACTCCACCTAGTTCGCAGCTACAGGCCCCGCCCAGCCAGCGGCTACAGGCCCAGCCCAGGTGACAGCTACAGACTCCGCCTAGTTCGCAGCTACAGGCCCCGCCCAGCCGGTGGCTACAGGCCCCGCCCAG GTGACGGCTACAGACTCCACCTAGTTCGCAGCTACAGGCCCCGCCCAGCCGGCGGCTACAGGCCCCGCCCAGGTGACGGCTACAGACTCCACCTAGTTCGCAGCTACAGGCCCCGCCCAGCCAGCGGCTACAGGCCCCGCCCAGCCAGCGGCTACAGGCCCCGCCCAGGTGACGGCTACAGACTCCACCTAGTTCGCAGCTACAGGCCCCGCCCAGCCAGCGGCTACAGGCCCCGCCCAGCCAGCGGCTACAGGCCCCGCCCAGGTGACGGCTATAGACTCCACCTAGTTCGCAGCTACAGGCCCCGCCCAGCCGGCAGCTACAGGCCCCGCCCAGGTGACGGCTACAGACTCCACCTAGTTCGCAGCTACAGGCCCCGCCCAGCCAGCGGCTACAGGCCCCGCCCAGGTGACGGCTACAGACTCCGCCTAGTTCGCAGCTACAGGCCCCGCCCAGCCGGCGGCTACAGGCCCCGCCCAGGTGACGGCTACAGACTCCACCTAGTTCGCAGCTACAGGCCCCGCCCAGCCGGCGGCTACAGGCCCCGCCCAGGTGACGGCTACAGACTCCACCTAGTTCGCAGCTACAGGCCCCGCCCAGCCGGCGGCTACAGGCCCTGCCCAGGTGACGGCTACAGACTCCACCTAGTTCGCAGCTACAGGCCCCGCCCAGCCGGTGGCTACAGGCCCCGCCCAGGTGACGGCTATAGACTCCACCTAGTTCGCAGCTACTGGCCCCGCCCAGCCGGTGGCTACAGGCCCCGCCCAGGTGACGGCTACAGACTCCACCTAGTTGGCAGCTACCGGCCCCACCCAGCCGGCTGCTACAGGCCCCACCCAACCGGCCGCTACAGACCCCATCCACTCAGCGGCTACAGGTCCCGCCCTCATCTTTCCACCCCCCTAACACGCATCCCCACCTTTTCCCTAGAGTCAGGGAGTGGGTGA
- the LOC125724966 gene encoding macrophage-capping protein-like, giving the protein MLPFKAMPGQFGPEVREKGLRAWRVEKMKPVPLPASELGAFYNGDSYLVLSNRGDDGIDIHMWIGEKSTRDEQGACALLVTQLDTFLGGNPIQHRQVQGYESQEFMHLFPKGVSYKEGGVETAFRKATPSAGPVQRLYQIKGKKNIRAKEVKMSWESFNRGDCFILDLGETIIVWIGSQANLFEKQKVREIATLIRDIDRHGKAHITDANEGEEPPEMLKVLGPMPQLKESTAEEDTQADASNVASLYKVSDATGSMKMTQVSAKSPFEKNLLVRDDCFILDNGANGKIFVWKGSGANEAEKKEALKMADNFIEQMKYPRMRTQVEILPQGKETIIFKQFFKTWN; this is encoded by the exons ATGCTCCCCTTCAAGGCGATGCCGGGCCAGTTTGGCCCAGAGGTGCGGGAGAAGGGCCTGAGGGCCTGGCGGGTGGAAAAGATGAAGCCCGTCCCACTGCCGGCCTCGGAGCTGGGCGCCTTTTACAACGGGGACTCCTACCTGGTGCTCAGTAACCGCGGCGATGATGGCATCGACATCCACATGTGGATCG GAGAGAAGTCCACTCGCGATGAGCAGGGTGCCTGTGCTCTTTTGGTGACCCAGCTGGACACCTTCTTGGGGGGGAACCCCATCCAGCACCGGCAGGTCCAGGGCTACGAATCCCAGGAGTTCATGCACCTCTTCCCCAAAGGCGTGAGCTACAAG GAGGGCGGTGTGGAGACAGCATTCCGTAAGGCCACACCCAGTGCCGGCCCCGTCCAACGGCTCTACCAGATCAAGGGGAAGAAGAACATCCGTGCCAAGGAGGTGAAGATGAGCTGGGAGAGTTTTAACAGAGGTGACTGCTTCATCCTGGATCTAGGCGAG ACCATCATAGTATGGATCGGCTCCCAAGCCAATTTGTTTGAGAAGCAGAAGGTCCGGGAGATCGCTACGCTGATCCGGGACATCGATAGGCACGGCAAGGCTCACATCACCGACGCCAATGAGGGAGAGGAACCACCTGAGATGCTGAAG GTGCTGGGCCCAATGCCACAGCTGAAAGAGAGCACGGCGGAGGAAGACACCCAAGCAGATGCCTCGAATGTCGCCTCCCTCTATAAG GTCTCCGATGCCACGGGGTCGATGAAGATGACCCAGGTGTCCGCAAAAAGCCCCTTTGAAAAGAACCTGCTGGTGCGTGACGACTGCTTCATTCTGGACAACGGGGCTAATGGCAAGATCTTCGTCTGGAAGG GGAGTGGAGCCAATGAGGCAGAGAAGAAAGAAGCTTTGAAAATGGCTGACAACTTCATTGAGCAGATGAAGTACCCCCGAATGAGGACCCAG GTTGAGATTCTTCCTCAAGGCAAAGAGACCATCATCTTCAAGCAGTTTTTCAAGACGTGGAATTAA